Proteins co-encoded in one Accipiter gentilis chromosome 5, bAccGen1.1, whole genome shotgun sequence genomic window:
- the HOXB5 gene encoding homeobox protein Hox-B5 → MSSYFVNSFSGRYPNGPDYQLLNYGTSSSMNGSYRDSSTMHSSSYGYNYNGMDLSINRSASSSHFGAVGESSRGFPSPAQESRFRQASSCSLSSPDSLPCSNSESHGSKPAPSPSDQATSASTTTTTNFTELDETSASSGADEGTPISSSIPRAQAEPIATSTAATEGQAPQIFPWMRKLHISHDMTGPDGKRARTAYTRYQTLELEKEFHFNRYLTRRRRIEIAHALCLSERQIKIWFQNRRMKWKKDNKLKSMSLASAGSAFQP, encoded by the exons ATGAGCTCTTACTTTGTAAACTCGTTCTCAGGGCGCTACCCAAATGGCCCCGACTATCAGTTACTAAATTATGGGACCAGCAGTTCCATGAACGGTTCTTACAGAGATTCAAGCACCATGCATTCCAGCTCTTATGGCTACAACTACAATGGGATGGACCTTAGCATCAACCGCTCAGCCTCCTCTAGTCACTTTGGGGCTGTGGGGGAGAGCTCCCGCGGTTTCCCTTCTCCAGCTCAGGAGAGCAGGTTTAGACAGGCGTCTAGCTGCTCCTTATCTTCTCCCgactcccttccctgctccaacAGCGAGAGCCATGGAAGCAAACCCGCCCCGTCCCCCTCCGACCAAGCTACTTctgccagcaccaccaccaccaccaatttcaCAGAACTAGACGAGACCAGCGCGTCCTCGGGAGCCGACGAGGGCACTCCAAtaagcagcagcatcccccgaGCGCAGGCAGAGCCCATCGCGACCTCCACGGCAGCGACAGAAGGGCAGGCACCTCAGATATTCCCTTGGATGAGGAAACTTCACATTAGCCATG ACATGACTGGACCAGACGGTAAGAGGGCGAGGACAGCGTACACTCGCTACCAGACCCTGGAGTTGGAAAAGGAATTCCACTTCAATAGATATCTCACCCGCAGGAGGAGAATAGAGATCGCTCACGCTCTCTGCCTCTCCGAGCGCCAGATCAAAATCTGGTTCCAGAACAGGAGGATGAAATGGAAGAAGGATAATAAACTGAAAAGCATGAGCTTAGCCTCGGCGGGCAGCGCCTTTCAGCCATAG
- the HOXB6 gene encoding homeobox protein Hox-B6: MSSYFVNSTFPVSLAAGQEPFLGQIPLYPSGYADPLRHYPTTYGATGVQEKGYPSSPYYQQSNGAYSRSSACDYGAGGFFREKDPACAPPNLDEVPFAPEPRKSDCAQSKTGFGESEEQKCSAPVYPWMQRMNSCNSSSFGPSGRRGRQTYTRYQTLELEKEFHFNRYLTRRRRIEIAHSLCLTERQIKIWFQNRRMKWKKENKLLNSSQLSAEEEEEKTAE, from the exons ATGAGTTCTTATTTTGTCAACTCGACCTTCCCGGTGAGTCTGGCGGCGGGGCAGGAGCCCTTCCTGGGACAGATCCCGCTATATCCCTCGGGCTATGCGGATCCTTTGAGGCACTACCCCACCACCTATGGAGCCACGGGCGTCCAGGAGAAGGGTTATCCCTCCTCTCCCTACTACCAGCAAAGCAACGGAGCCTACAGCCGCAGCTCCGCCTGTGACTATGGGGCCGGCGGGTTTTTCAGGGAGAAGGACCCTGCGTGTGCCCCCCCCAACCTGGACGAGGTGCCCTTCGCCCCCGAGCCGCGCAAGTCGGACTGCGCGCAGAGCAAAACTGGGTTCGGAGAGAGCGAGGAGCAAAAGTGTTCCGCCCCGGTTTACCCCTGGATGCAGCGGATGAACTCTTGCAATA GTTCTTCCTTCGGGCCCAGCGGCCGCCGAGGCCGCCAGACCTACACCCGTTACCAGAcgctggagctggagaaggaatTTCACTTCAACCGCTACCTGACCCGGCGCCGGCGGATCGAGATCGCCCATTCCCTCTGCCTGACGGAGCGGCAGATCAAAATCTGGTTCCAGAACCGCAGGATGAAgtggaaaaaagagaataaattgCTCAACTCCTCGCAACTGagcgcggaggaggaggaggagaaaacggCGGAGTGa